The following proteins are encoded in a genomic region of Dokdonia donghaensis DSW-1:
- a CDS encoding aldehyde dehydrogenase (NADP(+)), protein MITGKNQIGYKQSAEGAKKYKTANPVTNSDNPTVFYEATQLEIDEACSLAAHAFSTYSKLPGVKRASFLNAIADEIEALGSDLITMYMQESGLPEGRAQGERGRMLGQLRMFAELVKNDTWRLPLLQDEGGNLKKTYIPLGPVVVFGASNFPLAFSTAGGDTASALAAGCPVIVKSHPMHAGTGEMVATAITKAAQKTAMPEGVFSNLNSSGKEVGEQLVKHKGIAAVGFTGSHHAGRALYNLAAARETPIPVFAEMGSINPVVITQQAISKRAGQIAETYTASITQGVGQFCTNPGLIITVKSEETTHFIEILAKHLEATPGGCMLHTRIQEGYEKSKNEIKAQESVSLKVVGSSSKPNHTTAALAVVDGTSFIANKTLHKEVFGPFSMVVLAEDKNELLNIINSLEGQLTATIIAEDSETIALQDITLALQSKVGRIIYNGVPTGVAVVDGMTHGGPYPASTDSRFTAVGNHSIMRWVRPFSFQDFPTALLPDYLK, encoded by the coding sequence ATGATTACAGGTAAAAATCAAATAGGGTATAAACAATCTGCAGAGGGGGCAAAAAAGTACAAGACGGCAAACCCCGTGACCAATAGCGATAACCCAACAGTTTTTTATGAAGCCACCCAGTTAGAAATAGATGAGGCTTGTAGCCTAGCAGCTCACGCCTTTAGTACATATAGTAAACTCCCTGGTGTAAAACGCGCAAGCTTTTTAAACGCCATTGCAGATGAGATTGAGGCATTAGGCTCAGACCTTATAACTATGTATATGCAAGAGAGTGGTCTCCCAGAAGGGCGCGCTCAAGGCGAAAGGGGTAGAATGCTAGGCCAACTAAGAATGTTTGCAGAGCTTGTAAAAAATGACACTTGGAGGCTACCGTTATTACAAGATGAAGGTGGTAATTTAAAAAAGACATACATACCGCTGGGGCCAGTAGTTGTTTTTGGTGCTAGTAACTTTCCACTGGCATTTTCTACCGCTGGAGGAGATACGGCAAGTGCACTTGCAGCAGGATGCCCAGTAATTGTAAAATCGCACCCTATGCACGCCGGCACAGGTGAGATGGTGGCGACAGCAATAACAAAAGCAGCACAAAAGACGGCAATGCCAGAAGGTGTCTTTTCTAACCTTAATAGTAGTGGTAAAGAGGTAGGAGAGCAACTTGTAAAACATAAGGGTATAGCAGCAGTAGGTTTTACAGGTAGTCACCACGCAGGGAGAGCATTATACAATCTTGCTGCAGCTAGAGAGACTCCTATTCCGGTTTTTGCAGAGATGGGAAGTATTAATCCAGTTGTAATAACACAACAGGCAATCTCAAAAAGAGCAGGTCAAATAGCCGAGACCTATACCGCTTCTATCACGCAAGGCGTAGGACAGTTTTGCACAAATCCAGGGCTTATTATAACAGTAAAGAGCGAGGAGACAACACACTTTATAGAAATTCTAGCAAAACATCTTGAGGCCACTCCCGGTGGCTGTATGCTTCATACTCGCATACAAGAAGGATATGAGAAAAGTAAAAATGAGATAAAAGCACAAGAGAGTGTATCTCTTAAAGTAGTAGGATCTTCATCAAAACCTAACCATACCACTGCAGCACTAGCCGTAGTAGATGGAACTTCTTTTATCGCAAATAAGACACTACATAAAGAGGTATTTGGACCATTTTCTATGGTTGTACTTGCAGAAGATAAAAATGAGCTTCTTAATATAATAAACAGTCTTGAGGGGCAACTTACCGCCACAATAATTGCAGAAGATAGCGAGACTATAGCCCTACAGGACATTACACTAGCATTACAAAGCAAAGTGGGTCGCATTATATATAACGGTGTGCCTACTGGTGTTGCTGTGGTAGATGGGATGACACACGGAGGTCCTTATCCCGCAAGTACAGATAGTAGGTTTACGGCAGTGGGTAACCATAGTATTATGAGATGGGTGAGGCCTTTTAGTTTTCAAGATTTTCCAACGGCTCTATTGCCAGATTATTTAAAATAA
- a CDS encoding DUF1272 domain-containing protein, whose amino-acid sequence MLALRSSCEHCNVPLSPESGEAMICSFECTFCITCVTELLKEVCPNCGGGFEKRPVRPKELLIKYPASTTVVHKPVAIVAHHKTIKA is encoded by the coding sequence ATGCTTGCGCTAAGATCTTCTTGTGAACATTGTAATGTGCCCTTGTCACCAGAATCTGGTGAGGCAATGATTTGTAGCTTTGAGTGTACTTTTTGTATTACTTGTGTCACAGAGCTATTAAAAGAAGTATGTCCTAACTGTGGTGGAGGATTTGAAAAACGTCCCGTTAGGCCTAAAGAGTTATTAATAAAATATCCAGCATCTACAACCGTGGTTCATAAACCAGTAGCTATTGTAGCGCACCATAAAACCATAAAAGCATAA
- a CDS encoding dihydrodipicolinate synthase family protein, whose translation MAIEWKGVMPAVTTKFTDTDELDIPAFKTNIKVQLDAGVHGIVLGGTLGEASTLEDHEKRTLTKETVAYVDGKVPVMINIAEQSTKGAIAAAQKAEDDGASGLMMLPPMRYKAGDQEVIQYFSDVASSTKLPIMIYNNPVDYKIEVSLAMFEVLLKHDNIQAVKESTRDISNVTRIKINFGDRLKIMTGVDTLALESLLMGADGWVAGLVCAFPGETVAIYELQKAGKIQEALAIYRWFLPLLELDINPKLVQNIKLAEVHTGIGTENVRAPRLPLFGEEREHVLKIITEGIATRPTLPNYKNL comes from the coding sequence ATGGCGATAGAGTGGAAAGGTGTAATGCCAGCTGTTACAACCAAGTTTACTGATACTGATGAGCTGGATATACCAGCATTTAAAACAAACATAAAAGTACAACTTGATGCTGGAGTACACGGCATAGTACTAGGAGGTACGCTAGGAGAAGCAAGTACGCTAGAAGATCACGAGAAGCGCACACTTACAAAAGAGACCGTGGCTTATGTAGATGGTAAAGTGCCTGTGATGATAAATATAGCAGAGCAGTCTACAAAGGGCGCTATTGCCGCTGCTCAAAAGGCAGAAGACGACGGTGCAAGCGGCCTTATGATGTTGCCACCTATGCGATATAAGGCGGGAGATCAAGAGGTAATACAGTACTTTAGTGACGTGGCTAGTAGTACAAAACTGCCCATTATGATTTATAACAACCCTGTAGATTATAAAATTGAGGTTTCCTTAGCAATGTTTGAGGTGTTACTAAAACACGATAACATACAAGCAGTTAAGGAGAGTACAAGAGATATATCAAACGTGACGCGCATTAAAATTAACTTTGGCGATAGGCTTAAAATTATGACAGGTGTAGATACACTTGCTCTAGAGTCATTACTTATGGGTGCAGATGGTTGGGTAGCAGGACTTGTATGTGCTTTTCCAGGAGAAACGGTCGCTATTTACGAGTTACAAAAAGCAGGAAAGATACAAGAAGCACTTGCTATCTATAGGTGGTTTTTGCCCTTACTAGAGTTAGATATAAATCCTAAATTAGTACAAAACATAAAACTCGCCGAGGTACATACAGGTATAGGTACAGAAAATGTGCGAGCACCTAGGTTACCGCTTTTTGGAGAAGAAAGAGAGCACGTGCTCAAGATTATAACAGAAGGAATAGCCACAAGGCCTACGTTACCTAACTATAAAAATCTTTAA
- a CDS encoding AraC family transcriptional regulator: MKVLPFKIPKPTNAAILFQVDEGVLYNSLHNHEEVQISFIKEGSGTLFAGDAIHSFAKGDIIVLGSHQPHVFNSDGKQAKMHTMFFSLASFGDTFLALDEGKGIVDFYAFAKAGFKTSITPDIAALFNYIATAKGIYKLGYFIDIITALKVAKHTPLSEFIYERHISEKDGKRMSAIFDFTLSNYHQDITLAQLAALTALTPHGFCKYFKQRTNKTYFTFLTEVRISKACTYLATDSDLTIGTIADLCGYKTLSHFNKSFKSIKGITPTVFRKAK; encoded by the coding sequence ATGAAAGTGCTGCCTTTTAAGATACCCAAGCCCACTAATGCTGCCATACTTTTTCAAGTTGATGAAGGCGTGTTATACAACTCGCTTCATAATCACGAAGAGGTGCAAATAAGTTTTATAAAGGAGGGGTCTGGGACACTCTTTGCGGGAGATGCCATCCATTCTTTTGCAAAGGGAGACATTATAGTTTTGGGTAGTCACCAGCCGCACGTTTTTAATAGCGATGGTAAGCAGGCGAAAATGCATACGATGTTTTTTAGTCTTGCCTCCTTTGGAGATACATTTTTGGCACTAGATGAGGGCAAAGGGATTGTAGATTTTTACGCTTTCGCGAAAGCGGGATTTAAAACCTCCATAACACCAGATATCGCTGCGCTTTTTAACTACATCGCTACAGCGAAAGGTATCTATAAACTGGGCTATTTTATAGATATTATAACCGCGCTCAAAGTCGCAAAGCACACTCCCCTATCTGAATTTATATACGAACGCCATATCTCTGAAAAAGATGGAAAGCGTATGAGCGCCATCTTTGACTTTACCTTAAGCAACTATCACCAAGACATTACTCTAGCACAACTTGCCGCTCTCACAGCACTCACGCCACACGGGTTTTGTAAATATTTTAAACAGCGCACAAATAAGACGTATTTTACATTTCTTACAGAAGTACGTATCTCAAAGGCCTGTACTTATCTCGCTACAGATAGCGATCTTACCATAGGTACCATAGCAGACCTATGCGGCTATAAAACCCTATCTCATTTTAATAAAAGCTTTAAATCTATAAAAGGAATTACTCCCACAGTTTTTAGAAAAGCCAAATGA
- a CDS encoding response regulator, producing the protein MIDTPLRILIVEDLVSDAFLVQKQIKKFCTNVEISISDKELSLAVALKQFLPDIVISDFNLEGFTGFDVIKQVKEFNKEIPVIIITGNLNNEEKAAELIMSGASGFFLKENLQNLQQKLLPLFEKFISEKQDLIKRLERQREKDAREKELTDYLRHHDFEAYEHKEAILSLKEKVLKLLSLD; encoded by the coding sequence ATGATAGATACTCCTCTGCGCATACTTATTGTAGAAGACTTAGTGTCTGACGCATTTTTAGTCCAGAAGCAAATAAAGAAGTTTTGCACAAATGTAGAAATAAGTATTTCTGATAAGGAACTCTCGCTTGCGGTGGCTCTTAAGCAGTTTTTACCAGACATCGTGATAAGTGATTTTAACCTCGAGGGTTTTACGGGCTTTGACGTTATAAAACAGGTAAAAGAATTTAATAAAGAGATTCCAGTTATTATCATCACTGGAAATCTTAATAATGAAGAAAAAGCCGCCGAACTTATTATGAGTGGCGCTTCTGGTTTTTTCTTAAAAGAAAATCTCCAGAATTTACAGCAAAAATTGCTCCCTCTTTTTGAAAAATTTATTTCAGAAAAGCAAGACCTTATTAAACGCCTAGAGAGACAACGCGAGAAAGATGCAAGAGAAAAAGAGCTTACAGATTATCTACGCCACCACGATTTTGAAGCCTATGAGCATAAGGAAGCCATTCTATCACTTAAAGAAAAAGTACTTAAGCTTTTATCACTAGACTAA
- a CDS encoding sensor histidine kinase, with protein MDSSQSKNIVRSLYLSFFSTLAVILLIGALYLASQYSQKWIVHTNEVKAQIHSVSETILKAETKLRGYLISKDPDYRVDYKVEVAKLNERLNALEEKIEDDSVQVKNLKKMRSLLNQRIMGMNDNLDNYILRTPEENRKKSGRAETLQLIEDIERMKNVMLIEENEILKDRKSTYDNIYVLSLIALVIALLLMLYNVYAVKKRLIPLFSRLAENNDKLIELVHSRDDEIALKEAQMAMNEDLIHEMENKNKQLNQFAYIASHDLQEPLRTVDNFIDLFEEDYADKLDGEAATYFGFIKGATSRMKTLITGLLNYSRLGRSGSRSKVELSQLIEEIKIDLGPKIEETQTVITHDTLPIIPGYPVELRQLFTNLITNAIKFTPPERTPKIHIGLSETKLYYRFEVIDNGLGIKKEHLEKVFNMFTRLHSAKDYEGTGIGLAFCQKIVELHKGKISVSSTIGEGSTFTFTLKK; from the coding sequence ATGGATAGCTCTCAGTCTAAAAATATCGTAAGGTCCCTATACCTTAGTTTTTTTTCTACCCTAGCAGTCATCTTGCTTATAGGCGCGCTTTACCTGGCATCACAATACTCACAAAAATGGATTGTGCATACTAATGAAGTAAAAGCTCAAATACATAGCGTATCAGAAACCATACTTAAAGCCGAAACTAAGTTAAGGGGTTATCTCATAAGTAAAGATCCCGACTATCGTGTAGACTACAAGGTAGAAGTTGCAAAACTCAATGAGCGCTTAAATGCTCTAGAAGAAAAAATAGAAGATGATTCCGTACAGGTTAAAAACCTAAAAAAAATGCGCAGCCTGCTTAACCAGCGCATTATGGGAATGAATGATAATCTAGACAACTATATACTACGCACTCCAGAAGAAAACAGAAAAAAATCTGGTAGAGCAGAAACGCTTCAGCTTATAGAAGATATTGAGCGTATGAAGAATGTAATGCTCATAGAAGAAAATGAAATTTTAAAAGATCGCAAGTCTACATACGATAACATCTATGTTTTAAGTCTTATAGCACTCGTAATAGCATTATTACTTATGTTATATAATGTATATGCTGTAAAGAAGCGTCTTATACCTCTCTTCTCAAGACTAGCCGAAAACAATGATAAACTTATTGAACTTGTTCACTCTAGAGATGATGAGATTGCCCTCAAAGAGGCACAAATGGCAATGAATGAGGATCTCATACACGAGATGGAAAATAAGAATAAACAACTCAACCAGTTTGCATACATTGCCTCTCACGATTTACAAGAACCCTTGCGTACTGTAGATAATTTTATAGACCTTTTTGAAGAAGATTATGCAGACAAGCTAGACGGAGAGGCTGCCACTTACTTTGGCTTTATAAAAGGTGCTACTTCTCGTATGAAAACACTTATAACGGGTCTCCTTAACTATAGTAGACTAGGTAGATCTGGATCACGATCTAAAGTAGAGCTCTCTCAACTTATAGAAGAGATTAAGATAGACCTAGGCCCAAAAATAGAAGAAACACAAACTGTCATTACTCACGACACCTTACCCATTATACCTGGTTACCCTGTAGAACTAAGGCAGCTATTTACAAACCTTATTACTAACGCAATTAAATTTACACCTCCAGAGCGTACCCCAAAAATTCATATAGGACTTAGCGAGACTAAGCTATATTATAGATTTGAAGTTATAGATAATGGTCTAGGTATTAAAAAGGAACACCTTGAGAAGGTGTTTAATATGTTTACCAGATTACACAGTGCAAAAGATTATGAAGGTACTGGTATAGGTCTCGCTTTCTGTCAAAAAATTGTAGAACTCCATAAAGGAAAAATAAGCGTATCATCTACTATAGGTGAAGGGAGTACTTTTACCTTTACATTAAAAAAATAA
- a CDS encoding response regulator: protein MQPLREILLIDDSESDNFVHSRVIKKAKVTAKVTIKYSGEEGLDYLKTLIDEDYPKPDLIFLDINMPGMDGFEFLEHYEKLEINQKAGVVIAMLTTSTSPVDKQKAEKYPLLCHFDNKPLTKESLMKILREQFPGRFDD from the coding sequence ATGCAACCACTAAGAGAGATATTACTTATAGATGACTCTGAGTCTGATAACTTTGTACACTCTAGAGTCATAAAAAAAGCAAAAGTTACCGCAAAAGTGACAATAAAATACTCTGGTGAAGAAGGTCTCGATTACCTTAAAACGTTAATAGATGAGGACTACCCAAAACCTGACCTCATCTTTTTAGACATTAATATGCCGGGTATGGATGGATTTGAATTTTTAGAACATTATGAGAAGCTAGAAATTAATCAGAAAGCAGGTGTTGTTATCGCAATGCTCACTACCTCAACATCACCAGTAGATAAGCAAAAGGCAGAGAAGTATCCTTTACTGTGTCACTTTGATAACAAGCCACTGACAAAAGAAAGTCTTATGAAGATATTGCGTGAGCAATTTCCAGGCAGATTTGATGACTAG
- a CDS encoding metal-dependent hydrolase: MDSLTQIVLGAAVGEAVLGKKVGNRAMLWGAIAGTIPDLDVVWRYLTDTITATEMHRGFSHSIIFALIAAPFFGWLVHQIKKRPDVGWTGWSKLFFWGLFTHPLLDAFTTWGTQIFWPFHWRVAFNSIFVVDPLYTLPFLICVIAAATRGRDTLSRKRTNNLGIYLSTAYLLFTVLIKFAVNHKVEASLQEQGITYTKISTRPAPLNTVLWNINVDTQDAYLIGDYSFFDSQPIVYKTFPKKRTQAQKWIERDEVQRLIAISEGWYILEKEEESWVYNDLRFGLISNDENDSQFVFRYLLTENDGTITATEDRPTPKNGKKLLIDLWQRIKGN; this comes from the coding sequence GTGGATAGTCTAACTCAAATAGTACTAGGTGCAGCGGTAGGAGAAGCTGTTTTAGGTAAAAAGGTAGGTAATAGAGCAATGCTCTGGGGAGCCATAGCTGGTACCATACCTGATCTAGATGTGGTGTGGAGATATCTTACAGATACTATTACAGCAACAGAGATGCACAGAGGCTTTAGCCACAGCATCATTTTTGCACTCATAGCCGCACCGTTTTTTGGGTGGCTTGTCCATCAGATCAAAAAGCGACCAGACGTAGGTTGGACTGGGTGGTCAAAACTTTTCTTTTGGGGCCTGTTTACACATCCGCTTTTAGATGCATTCACCACTTGGGGAACACAAATATTTTGGCCCTTTCACTGGAGAGTTGCTTTTAATAGCATTTTTGTGGTGGACCCTTTATACACACTGCCATTTCTCATATGTGTTATTGCAGCTGCTACAAGGGGTAGAGATACGCTTTCGCGAAAGCGTACTAACAACCTAGGTATTTATCTCAGTACGGCTTATTTATTATTTACAGTTCTTATAAAATTTGCAGTAAACCATAAAGTAGAAGCGTCATTGCAAGAGCAAGGAATTACGTATACTAAAATCTCGACCAGACCTGCGCCGCTCAACACGGTTTTATGGAATATTAATGTTGATACCCAGGATGCTTACCTTATAGGTGACTACTCATTTTTTGACTCTCAGCCTATAGTTTATAAAACGTTTCCTAAAAAAAGAACGCAAGCCCAAAAGTGGATTGAGAGAGATGAGGTGCAACGCCTCATTGCCATTTCTGAAGGATGGTACATTTTAGAAAAAGAGGAAGAGAGCTGGGTGTATAATGACCTCCGTTTTGGCCTTATTTCAAATGATGAAAATGATAGTCAGTTTGTGTTTAGATACCTTCTTACAGAAAACGATGGCACCATAACCGCCACCGAAGACCGGCCTACACCAAAAAATGGAAAGAAGCTACTCATAGATTTATGGCAACGAATTAAAGGTAACTAG
- a CDS encoding MutS-related protein: MNTPTTFYKDQITQHSQELSKVKTKLNVSSTVRLAVFIATGAGIYFSLGNTQLLIGCILLGIVAFVILVGRHSKLQHERDLLKALIARSEVELKVLERDFTDLPDGSEFHNPEHLYSQDIDLFGRGSFYQYFNRTALQSGAARLAEMMLSNDTLEIKKKQEAVKELSTLASWRLRYGAIASLVKTDVSAQAVVSWLQEYTTFVPSMMKVFTKVFSVISLAVVGAYFLGFIAGWWVFVIFGIGLLISGRYVKNIGLLSAHTSAIQTTFTQYASLLAEIETQEFTSTLLNNKRKKVITEVQASSGILKKFSRHLDALDQRNNILVGLITNGFFLRDIGVVCKIEDWITTNREAVNDWFEVISFFDAYNSLGNYTFNHSHHVFSEIVAAGETLRVKGAAHPLLDPAIAVTNDITIKDDEFFIVTGANMAGKSTFLRTVALQIVMSNIGLPVCASEAVYKPIKLITSMRTTDSLTDDESYFFSELKRLKFIVDEIVNERYFIILDEILKGTNSTDKAAGSRKFIDKLVGNGATGIIATHDLSLCEAANDLAEVKNYYFDAQIIDDELFFDYTFKEGICQNMNASFLLKKMGIVD, encoded by the coding sequence ATGAATACACCTACTACCTTTTATAAGGATCAAATAACACAACACAGTCAAGAATTATCTAAAGTCAAGACAAAACTCAATGTGTCAAGTACTGTGCGTCTTGCCGTTTTTATAGCTACTGGAGCTGGTATATACTTTAGCCTCGGTAATACGCAATTGCTTATAGGTTGTATACTATTGGGTATTGTTGCATTTGTAATACTAGTGGGGCGTCATAGTAAGTTACAGCACGAGCGAGATCTCCTTAAAGCACTAATAGCGCGTAGTGAAGTAGAGCTTAAAGTACTAGAACGAGATTTTACAGATTTACCAGATGGGAGTGAGTTTCATAATCCGGAGCATTTATATAGTCAAGATATAGACCTTTTTGGCCGTGGTTCTTTTTATCAATATTTTAATCGTACAGCGCTACAGAGTGGCGCTGCAAGACTTGCAGAGATGATGCTCTCTAATGATACACTAGAGATTAAAAAGAAGCAAGAAGCCGTAAAGGAGCTTAGTACACTTGCCAGCTGGAGACTTAGATATGGAGCTATTGCATCGCTTGTAAAAACAGATGTCTCTGCGCAGGCTGTTGTAAGCTGGTTACAAGAGTATACCACTTTTGTACCTAGTATGATGAAAGTTTTTACAAAGGTCTTTTCTGTAATTTCGCTCGCAGTAGTTGGAGCTTATTTTTTAGGATTTATTGCCGGCTGGTGGGTATTTGTCATTTTTGGTATTGGTTTATTAATAAGTGGGCGATATGTAAAAAACATAGGGTTACTTTCGGCGCATACAAGTGCTATACAAACTACATTTACTCAATATGCAAGTTTACTTGCAGAGATAGAAACTCAAGAGTTTACGAGTACACTTCTTAATAATAAAAGAAAAAAAGTCATTACAGAAGTACAAGCAAGTTCTGGTATTTTAAAAAAATTCTCAAGACACCTTGATGCCCTAGATCAACGTAATAACATATTAGTAGGGCTTATAACTAATGGGTTTTTTCTGCGTGATATAGGTGTTGTGTGCAAGATAGAAGACTGGATTACTACAAATCGAGAGGCGGTAAATGACTGGTTTGAGGTGATATCATTTTTTGACGCTTACAATAGCTTGGGTAATTATACCTTTAATCATAGTCATCACGTCTTTTCAGAAATTGTAGCAGCTGGAGAAACCTTACGTGTAAAAGGAGCGGCACACCCGCTTCTAGATCCTGCCATTGCTGTGACTAATGATATTACTATAAAAGATGATGAGTTTTTTATAGTTACAGGAGCAAATATGGCTGGTAAAAGTACTTTTTTACGCACCGTCGCTTTACAAATTGTAATGAGCAACATAGGCTTGCCTGTTTGTGCCAGTGAGGCAGTTTATAAACCCATAAAACTCATCACTAGTATGCGCACTACAGATAGCCTTACAGATGATGAGAGTTACTTCTTTAGTGAGCTCAAGCGCCTTAAGTTTATAGTAGATGAGATTGTAAACGAGCGCTATTTTATCATACTAGATGAAATTCTAAAAGGAACAAATAGTACAGATAAAGCTGCTGGCTCCCGTAAGTTTATAGACAAGCTGGTAGGTAATGGGGCAACGGGTATTATAGCAACACACGACTTAAGTCTTTGTGAGGCCGCAAACGATCTTGCAGAGGTAAAGAACTACTACTTTGATGCACAAATTATAGATGACGAGTTATTTTTTGACTATACCTTTAAGGAAGGCATTTGTCAAAATATGAATGCAAGTTTTCTTCTTAAAAAGATGGGTATAGTAGATTAA
- a CDS encoding MmcQ/YjbR family DNA-binding protein — translation MNIEAFREYCMSKKGVTEAFPFDADTLVFKVMGKMFAVCGLERVPLAVNLKCDPDRAVELREMHDGAITPGWHMNKTHWNTCVLESLPVSLLIELTDHSYNLVVSKMTKKLQAELKAL, via the coding sequence ATGAATATAGAGGCCTTTAGAGAATATTGTATGAGTAAAAAGGGCGTAACAGAAGCGTTTCCCTTTGATGCAGATACGCTCGTTTTTAAGGTAATGGGTAAGATGTTTGCCGTGTGTGGACTAGAGCGCGTGCCTCTGGCTGTAAACCTTAAATGCGACCCAGATCGCGCTGTAGAACTGCGTGAGATGCACGACGGCGCCATTACTCCTGGCTGGCATATGAACAAAACACACTGGAACACCTGCGTACTAGAATCGCTACCCGTCTCGTTACTTATTGAGCTTACAGACCACTCATATAACCTAGTGGTTTCAAAAATGACAAAAAAACTTCAAGCCGAGTTAAAGGCGCTATAA
- a CDS encoding AAA family ATPase codes for MIHLITGNTGAGKTTYALALKKEVKGVIFSIDYWNKTLFLDDKKETDGVDWFLERINRSDEMIQSLIIQLHEAGTPAILDLGFAKADRRARFYAFAKAQQIPFQLHFLDIDKEVRQQRVTHRNLEKGTTYQFDVSPADFEFMETWFEPLTSAERIIAYIKKG; via the coding sequence GTGATACATCTCATTACAGGTAACACTGGCGCGGGTAAAACAACCTATGCCCTCGCTCTTAAAAAAGAGGTAAAAGGTGTCATATTCTCTATAGATTATTGGAACAAGACGCTCTTTCTAGATGACAAGAAAGAGACAGATGGTGTAGACTGGTTTTTAGAACGTATTAACCGTAGCGATGAGATGATACAGTCACTTATCATCCAGTTACACGAGGCAGGTACGCCAGCTATACTTGATTTAGGATTTGCAAAAGCAGATAGGAGAGCACGTTTTTACGCTTTCGCGAAAGCGCAACAAATCCCTTTCCAGTTACACTTTTTAGACATAGATAAAGAAGTTAGACAGCAGCGCGTGACGCATCGCAATCTAGAAAAAGGGACGACATATCAATTTGACGTCTCACCAGCCGATTTTGAATTTATGGAAACTTGGTTTGAACCGCTCACAAGTGCTGAGCGTATAATCGCATATATCAAAAAAGGATGA
- a CDS encoding DUF4230 domain-containing protein: MELVFIGLAIGAVLSYFLYNWFSGKSKTPDAHAQSVVLMERIRTVCKFITVEGDFAEIYHYEGLKNKWMNLLLGSKKAIVLIDAKAHIGFDLTKIKMEADDKNRTIKLFGFPDPELLSVETDFKYYDKKEGWANPFTSTDLTEINREAKQHIRDKIPQSGLYEEAKSQAFETVQLMQKLVETIGWKLDYSSLEISDTTTSKPKIEA, encoded by the coding sequence ATGGAATTAGTATTTATAGGGCTCGCAATAGGAGCGGTACTCTCATATTTTTTATACAACTGGTTTTCTGGTAAATCAAAAACTCCAGATGCTCACGCACAATCTGTAGTGCTTATGGAGCGCATACGCACGGTGTGCAAGTTCATAACCGTAGAAGGTGATTTTGCCGAAATATACCACTACGAAGGCCTCAAAAATAAATGGATGAACCTCTTATTGGGATCAAAAAAAGCCATTGTACTCATAGATGCAAAGGCGCATATAGGTTTTGATCTTACTAAAATAAAGATGGAGGCAGATGATAAGAATAGAACCATAAAACTCTTTGGATTTCCAGATCCTGAGTTATTATCTGTAGAGACAGATTTTAAGTATTATGACAAGAAAGAAGGCTGGGCAAACCCTTTTACCAGTACAGATCTTACCGAGATTAATAGAGAAGCAAAGCAGCACATACGTGATAAAATACCACAAAGCGGCTTGTATGAAGAGGCAAAATCTCAAGCATTTGAGACGGTGCAATTAATGCAAAAGCTGGTAGAAACCATAGGGTGGAAACTAGACTACTCATCACTAGAAATATCAGACACTACAACGAGTAAACCTAAAATAGAAGCCTAG